The following proteins come from a genomic window of Pseudomonas cichorii:
- a CDS encoding energy transducer TonB codes for MISTRQTLTRYSGSLLLVLAVHAIAVIVALRWPASQAIELPPAAMMVELAPLPELAPPPPPQVVQPPQPPAPEEEVPLPDLVEAPKPEIAVPKKVEKPKPKPQPPKPQKKPEPPQEKPAAEKPVDTPPTTAPPEKSAAPQAPPSPPSPPSTALPSWQSDLLRHLSKYKKYPEDARRRGMQGVARLRFVVDAEGNVLSYSIASTSGSPALDRATMEMIRRAQPLPKPPAETLNNGTIEILAPFVYSLDKR; via the coding sequence ATGATCAGTACGCGCCAAACACTGACGCGCTATAGCGGTAGTCTGTTGTTGGTGCTGGCTGTGCATGCCATCGCGGTGATCGTCGCACTCCGCTGGCCGGCATCGCAGGCCATCGAGCTGCCGCCGGCCGCCATGATGGTCGAACTGGCACCTTTGCCCGAACTCGCACCGCCACCACCGCCGCAGGTCGTTCAGCCGCCGCAACCGCCAGCACCGGAAGAAGAAGTCCCGTTGCCGGATCTGGTCGAGGCGCCAAAGCCGGAAATCGCAGTTCCCAAGAAAGTGGAAAAGCCCAAGCCAAAACCGCAGCCGCCAAAGCCGCAGAAGAAGCCTGAGCCTCCACAGGAGAAACCTGCTGCCGAAAAACCGGTGGACACCCCGCCGACAACGGCTCCGCCCGAGAAATCGGCTGCACCACAGGCACCGCCCAGCCCGCCGTCTCCACCCAGCACGGCACTGCCAAGCTGGCAGAGCGACCTGCTACGGCACCTGAGCAAGTACAAGAAGTATCCCGAAGATGCCCGCCGTCGCGGCATGCAAGGGGTAGCCCGTCTGCGCTTCGTGGTCGATGCGGAAGGTAATGTCCTGTCCTACTCGATTGCCAGCACTTCAGGCAGTCCGGCGCTGGACCGAGCCACCATGGAGATGATCCGTCGTGCTCAACCCTTGCCAAAACCGCCAGCGGAAACCCTGAACAACGGCACGATCGAGATCCTGGCACCTTTCGTTTATT
- the exbD gene encoding TonB system transport protein ExbD, which translates to MGLHLNEGGDDLAENHEINVTPFIDVMLVLLIIFMVAAPLATVDIKVDLPASTATPQPRPEKPIFLSVKTDKSLYLGEEKVAREQIGQVLDARTKGKKDTTIFFQADKGVDYGDLMEVMNTLRGAGYLKVGLVGLETVGKK; encoded by the coding sequence GTGGGCCTGCATCTTAACGAAGGCGGCGACGATCTCGCCGAGAACCATGAAATCAACGTGACGCCGTTCATCGACGTCATGCTGGTACTGCTGATCATCTTCATGGTCGCGGCACCTCTGGCGACCGTGGACATCAAGGTCGATCTGCCAGCGTCCACCGCAACACCGCAACCTCGGCCCGAAAAGCCGATCTTCCTCAGCGTCAAGACTGACAAGAGCCTGTACCTGGGCGAAGAGAAAGTCGCTCGCGAGCAGATTGGCCAGGTACTGGATGCCAGGACCAAGGGCAAGAAAGACACCACCATCTTCTTCCAGGCCGACAAGGGCGTGGATTACGGCGATCTGATGGAAGTCATGAACACCCTGCGCGGTGCCGGCTACCTGAAAGTCGGTTTGGTTGGCCTTGAGACGGTTGGTAAAAAATGA
- the exbB gene encoding tonB-system energizer ExbB, whose protein sequence is MTRIQSPASPTKLPRLPRAWRGVAALVLSLMLAPVALADQSAPATPAPQAAAAAPATAPAAQPEAVAPADTLEPVAEEAGLGMAHDLSPWGMYQNADIVVKAVMIGLVIASIITWTIWIAKGFELLGAKRRLRVEIAGLKKARSLSDASQSANKEGTLAHLLVHDALEEMRLSANSREREGIKERVSFRLERLVAACGRNMSNGTGMLATIGSTAPFVGLFGTVWGIMNSFIGIAKTQTTNLAVVAPGIAEALLATALGLVAAIPAVVIYNVFARSIAGYKAQVSDASAQVLLLVSRDLDHLPEADRNQQQPHMVKVG, encoded by the coding sequence ATGACACGTATTCAATCACCCGCTTCGCCAACCAAGCTACCTCGCCTGCCACGTGCATGGCGTGGTGTGGCTGCCCTTGTGTTGAGCCTGATGCTCGCACCTGTCGCTCTCGCTGACCAGTCGGCCCCGGCCACTCCGGCACCACAAGCGGCTGCCGCAGCTCCAGCCACCGCACCTGCTGCCCAGCCTGAAGCCGTTGCGCCTGCCGATACTCTGGAACCTGTCGCCGAAGAAGCCGGCCTGGGCATGGCTCACGACCTGTCGCCATGGGGCATGTACCAGAACGCCGATATCGTCGTAAAAGCCGTGATGATCGGCCTGGTCATCGCTTCGATCATCACTTGGACCATCTGGATCGCCAAAGGCTTCGAACTGCTGGGCGCCAAGCGTCGTCTGCGGGTTGAAATCGCCGGCCTGAAAAAGGCCCGTTCCCTGAGCGACGCCAGCCAGAGCGCCAACAAGGAGGGCACGCTGGCTCACTTGCTGGTCCATGACGCCCTGGAAGAAATGCGTCTTTCAGCCAACAGCCGCGAGCGCGAAGGTATCAAGGAACGTGTCAGCTTCCGTCTGGAACGTCTGGTCGCTGCCTGTGGCCGCAACATGAGCAACGGCACCGGCATGCTCGCCACCATCGGTTCGACCGCACCCTTCGTCGGTCTGTTCGGCACCGTGTGGGGCATCATGAACAGCTTTATCGGCATCGCCAAGACCCAGACCACCAACCTGGCCGTGGTTGCACCCGGCATCGCAGAAGCCCTGCTGGCAACTGCACTGGGTCTGGTTGCAGCCATTCCTGCGGTGGTGATCTACAACGTCTTCGCCCGCTCCATCGCTGGCTACAAGGCTCAGGTTTCCGACGCATCCGCTCAGGTTCTGCTGCTGGTCAGCCGCGACCTGGACCACCTGCCGGAAGCCGACCGCAACCAACAGCAACCGCACATGGTAAAGGTGGGCTAA